AACGGGTGCCTCCGGCATAATCCGGGTCATTGACCGAGGCCCATTCCGGCAGACAGGCACTGCCCACGTCAAACAGACAGGTTTCGACCTGTTTGTGTTCGGTCTTGTCGAGGGCCAGTCGGATGGCATCCCGGCAGGACATGCGGTGGATGGGAATGAGTGAGTGGATACGGTTGTCCCGGCAGATGACTTCATTGCGCAATCCTTCGATCAGGGAGCGGGAGAGTGTCATGGGGACCGGAGTGATCATGGAGACCCAGAAGGACGACAGTCGGGGCGAGAGAAACGGCAACGCGTGGATGCGCCGTTTCGGGATGTCCGCAACTTCGGCATAGAGTTGAAATAGTTCTTCATAGGACAGGATGTCCGGGCCGCCGATATCCAGCGTCAAGCCGGCTGTTTCTTTGGTTTCCAGGCAGCCGATCAGATAGTCGAGCACATTACGGATGGAAATGGGCTGGGTTTTTGTGCGGACCCATTTGGGGGTGAGCATGAAGGGCAATCGGTCCGCCAGATACCGCACCAATTCGAATGATGAGGACCCGGAGCCGATGATTTGGGCGGCGCGCAGTGTGGTCACCGAAGCCGGGGCCAGCGCGAGAATTCGACTGACTTCGGCCCGGGAACGGAGATGCTTGGACAACGGATGGTCTGCGTGATCTTCCCCCAGTCCTCCTAAATAGATGATACGCGAAAGGCCGGTTTTTTGCGCTGCTGTGACCATGTTGTACGCGGCATCGCGTTCCTGTGCCGCGAAATCCCGGCTCGGACCGCTCATGGAATGGACCAGATAATAGGCTGCGGAACACCCTTTGGCCGCACGGGTCAGGCTGGCCGCGTCGTGCATATCCGCTTGTACCGCTTCCACATGGGGATTGCGTCCCCATGACCGTCCCCGGATCTTGTCCACACTGCGTCCGGCAGCGCGCACAGTAAATCCTTTTTCCACCAGCAGGGGAACCAGTCGGCCTCCGACATAGCCGGTGGAACCGAGAACCAGAATCGGGCCGTGTGTCATGCCGTCCCTCTGCTTACCGGGGTTTGGTTTCGAACCGATACCCATCGTAATCTCGCTGGGGTATCCAGCCTTTTTCCCGCAAGCATTTTTCGTATTGGACGGCCTGTTGGCGTTTGTCCAATGGATACAGGTCCAGTGCATTGAACTTGCAAGTATCCGTGTCCTTGGCGAATTGTTTGTCGGCCGCCGCGCCGCTGAGATCGGTGTGATACCACGCTCTTGAACAGCCTGAAAACAGGAGCAGGGCAAGGAGCAAAAGGGTGAGACTCACGGTGAAAACGAGCTGGCGCATGGCG
This genomic interval from Pseudodesulfovibrio sp. JC047 contains the following:
- a CDS encoding SDR family oxidoreductase, giving the protein MTHGPILVLGSTGYVGGRLVPLLVEKGFTVRAAGRSVDKIRGRSWGRNPHVEAVQADMHDAASLTRAAKGCSAAYYLVHSMSGPSRDFAAQERDAAYNMVTAAQKTGLSRIIYLGGLGEDHADHPLSKHLRSRAEVSRILALAPASVTTLRAAQIIGSGSSSFELVRYLADRLPFMLTPKWVRTKTQPISIRNVLDYLIGCLETKETAGLTLDIGGPDILSYEELFQLYAEVADIPKRRIHALPFLSPRLSSFWVSMITPVPMTLSRSLIEGLRNEVICRDNRIHSLIPIHRMSCRDAIRLALDKTEHKQVETCLFDVGSACLPEWASVNDPDYAGGTRFEMGYAARLQGDPDKVWEVVSRIGGEQGWYYGDSLWRIRGLIDRLLAGPGLRRGRPYGTETPRVGDALDFWRVISSDPGKKLLLLAEMRLPGEALLEFKLDAHWGNAVDLSMTAKFLPKGLTGILYWYAMYPFHGLLFKNILKNISDLAGTHLYQPPRRVA